Proteins from a single region of Nerophis ophidion isolate RoL-2023_Sa linkage group LG10, RoL_Noph_v1.0, whole genome shotgun sequence:
- the LOC133561223 gene encoding small lysine-rich protein 1, with protein MATKSTKSRTQSIKPAKTGSPKTGKKRSSRDKAAKKDVEILGPAAMQNVYYIAHNAAACLEFRGYGWLKDKRKKGKKRKKRK; from the exons ATG GCCACCAAATCCACAAAATCAAGAACTCAGAGCATCAAACCCGCCAAGACTGGGAGTCCAAAGACAGGCAAAAAAAGGTCCTCTCGTGACAAAGCCGCCAAAAAAGACGTGGAAATCCTCGGTCCAGCAGCCATGCAGAACGTGTACTACATTGCTCACAATGCAGCTGCCTGCTTGGAGTTCAGAGGCTATGGGTGGTTGAAGGACAAgagaaaaaagggtaaaaaacggaaaaaacgaaagtaa